A genome region from Bacteroidota bacterium includes the following:
- the rsmH gene encoding 16S rRNA (cytosine(1402)-N(4))-methyltransferase RsmH translates to MTKPDKKSEIKDSNSGVELEEVKYHTSVLLHECIEGLNIQPDGVYVDATFGGGGHSSEILKKLGKNGRLFAFDQDEDALKNTSADKRLTLIHANFREMKNFLRLYDALPVNGILADLGVSSWQFDTAERGFSYRFDGPLDMRMNQKGERSAKEILMKYTADELQQMFSQYGEVRNSKTLALSIVNARSVKPLKTIADLKRIAIENRMGEEHKYLAQVFQAIRIEVNNELEVLKAFLLQTHEMLSTGGRLVVLTFHSLEDRLVKNLIRNGNLEDEPEKDFFGNYEKKFRPINKKPIVASDIEMKVNSRSRSGKLRIAEKI, encoded by the coding sequence ATGACGAAGCCTGACAAAAAAAGTGAAATCAAAGATTCTAACTCTGGAGTAGAATTAGAAGAGGTAAAATATCATACGTCCGTTCTTTTACATGAGTGTATAGAGGGTCTCAATATCCAACCCGATGGAGTCTATGTGGACGCTACTTTTGGTGGTGGTGGTCATTCAAGCGAAATTTTGAAAAAGCTGGGCAAAAATGGAAGACTTTTTGCTTTCGACCAAGATGAAGACGCACTAAAAAACACATCGGCTGACAAACGGCTGACACTGATTCATGCCAACTTTCGAGAAATGAAAAATTTTCTGCGACTGTATGATGCTCTTCCGGTCAACGGCATTCTCGCCGACTTAGGAGTTTCAAGTTGGCAATTCGACACCGCCGAGAGAGGTTTTAGTTATCGCTTTGATGGCCCGCTAGATATGCGGATGAATCAGAAAGGGGAGCGAAGTGCTAAAGAAATATTGATGAAATATACAGCAGACGAGTTGCAACAGATGTTCAGTCAATACGGAGAGGTTCGAAATTCAAAAACGTTGGCACTATCCATTGTAAATGCTCGGAGTGTGAAACCGCTGAAAACCATTGCCGATCTGAAAAGAATTGCAATTGAAAACCGCATGGGCGAAGAACACAAATATCTGGCACAGGTTTTTCAAGCTATTCGGATAGAAGTGAACAATGAACTGGAGGTATTGAAAGCGTTTTTATTACAAACGCATGAGATGTTAAGTACTGGAGGACGGTTGGTGGTTTTAACTTTTCACTCGCTCGAGGACCGTTTGGTTAAAAACCTGATACGAAATGGAAATTTGGAAGACGAACCAGAGAAAGATTTTTTCGGAAATTATGAGAAGAAGTTTAGACCGATAAATAAAAAACCAATTGTGGCAAGCGATATAGAGATGAAGGTAAATTCAAGATCGCGGAGCGGGAAATTGAGAATAGCTGAGAAGATATGA